Proteins found in one Exiguobacterium sp. 9-2 genomic segment:
- a CDS encoding polysaccharide deacetylase family protein gives MRSRLITAGILATLAYTVVPYVASRVFGWRVTKSLNSRYVALTFDDGPDPVYTAELLDLLKQEGIQATFFVVGHKAEAHPDLIRRIHDEGHQLGIHNYVHRPNWSMQPSTVRAGIERTAMIIERIIGERPTVYRPPWGALNAGDVLCPTAYKMILWSKMAEDWKVEGGTTKIKRLLSNVSEGDIILLHDNGDTFGADPQAPVQTIEALRELLPNWKARGLQFRRIDQT, from the coding sequence ATGCGTTCACGTCTTATCACAGCAGGAATTCTCGCGACACTCGCTTATACGGTCGTCCCGTACGTGGCGTCACGCGTCTTTGGGTGGCGCGTGACAAAATCACTGAACTCACGATATGTCGCCTTGACGTTCGATGATGGTCCAGATCCCGTCTATACGGCAGAACTGCTCGATCTCTTAAAACAAGAAGGCATTCAGGCGACGTTTTTTGTCGTTGGTCATAAAGCAGAAGCACATCCGGACCTCATTCGCCGGATACACGACGAAGGGCATCAACTCGGTATCCACAATTACGTCCATCGACCGAACTGGTCGATGCAACCGTCGACGGTCCGGGCAGGAATCGAGCGGACGGCTATGATCATTGAACGGATCATCGGTGAACGTCCGACGGTCTATCGTCCACCGTGGGGTGCACTCAATGCCGGAGATGTCCTCTGTCCAACCGCTTACAAGATGATTCTCTGGTCGAAGATGGCGGAAGACTGGAAGGTAGAAGGCGGGACAACAAAAATCAAGAGGCTACTATCGAATGTGTCAGAAGGAGATATCATCTTGCTCCACGATAACGGGGATACGTTTGGTGCGGACCCACAAGCACCCGTGCAGACGATTGAAGCGCTTCGTGAACTCTTGCCGAACTGGAAAGCACGCGGCTTACAGTTTCGTCGCATCGATCAAACGTAA
- a CDS encoding YkvA family protein has translation MLERMKQIARRMKQQLSVLSYAIEHPRLPRHIKWGIIALIAYTVSPIDLIPDFLPVIGLLDDLFTRSTRYLLHHPFDS, from the coding sequence ATGTTAGAGCGAATGAAACAGATCGCTAGACGGATGAAGCAACAATTATCAGTCCTCTCTTATGCCATCGAACATCCTCGTTTACCTCGTCATATTAAATGGGGAATCATCGCCTTAATCGCCTATACTGTCAGTCCAATCGACTTGATACCAGATTTTCTGCCTGTTATTGGTCTTCTCGACGATCTCTTTACTCGTTCCACTCGGTATCTACTTCATCATCCGTTCGATTCCTAA
- a CDS encoding GGDEF domain-containing protein — translation MFIAELLLNACIAFTGFYLIAKIIYSQRLASSRMKSLIVGLATGLLGVLLMFKGIAVNESLRMDLRHLPLVLLAFYGVRSPLIIATLIIGCSRFYFGWTPQSIVAFLAVLGISTGMYFIHKRLLHRPLLQNLIMNVWSLFMISIAVSINLGFSDAALRLLASTWTIGLAIGLLSSLLTIDFQLLNEQVQRYKQSAELDHLTGLYNRRVWDERTTLLEAEGRVYNVLALDIDHFKHVNDTYGHANGDLVLQQFARILQEETRPHDITARIGGEEFMVLIYDLTPPKVTKVANRIRERIANTHFQLDGSPSIAITASVGIAHGKHIAIQRMNILADDALYASKEQGRNRVILYEADGEAAVTTNEREPVRS, via the coding sequence ATGTTCATTGCCGAGTTGTTATTGAATGCCTGTATCGCCTTCACCGGCTTTTATTTAATCGCTAAAATCATCTATAGTCAACGCCTCGCATCGAGCAGAATGAAGTCCCTCATCGTTGGTCTTGCGACCGGACTACTCGGTGTGCTATTGATGTTTAAAGGAATTGCAGTCAATGAATCGTTACGGATGGACTTACGTCATTTACCGCTCGTCCTGCTCGCTTTTTATGGCGTTCGTTCGCCTCTCATCATCGCGACACTGATCATCGGTTGTTCTCGATTTTACTTCGGCTGGACCCCGCAATCAATCGTCGCCTTTCTCGCAGTCCTCGGCATCAGCACCGGGATGTACTTCATTCATAAGCGGTTACTCCATCGACCGCTCTTGCAAAACCTGATCATGAACGTCTGGTCATTGTTCATGATCTCGATCGCTGTCTCGATCAATCTCGGCTTCAGTGACGCCGCTCTTCGTTTACTTGCTTCAACGTGGACGATCGGACTTGCGATTGGACTGTTATCGAGTCTCTTGACGATCGACTTTCAGTTGCTCAACGAACAGGTCCAGCGTTATAAACAATCAGCAGAACTCGATCACTTGACAGGACTGTACAATCGGCGTGTCTGGGACGAACGGACGACATTGCTTGAAGCAGAAGGACGCGTCTACAATGTGCTCGCGCTCGATATCGATCATTTCAAGCATGTCAACGATACGTACGGTCATGCGAACGGTGATCTCGTCTTGCAACAGTTTGCACGGATCTTGCAGGAAGAGACACGTCCGCATGATATCACTGCTCGAATTGGCGGCGAAGAATTCATGGTCCTCATCTATGATCTCACGCCTCCAAAAGTCACGAAAGTCGCTAACCGGATTCGAGAACGGATCGCGAACACACACTTTCAGCTCGACGGATCCCCGTCGATTGCCATCACGGCATCCGTCGGGATCGCTCACGGGAAACATATCGCCATTCAACGAATGAATATTCTTGCGGACGACGCATTATATGCCTCAAAGGAACAAGGACGAAATCGTGTCATTCTGTATGAAGCGGATGGCGAGGCAGCCGTCACGACAAACGAACGGGAACCGGTTCGCTCATAA
- a CDS encoding DUF402 domain-containing protein has translation MKLKRLMIEARKLDGRPHYSWDGYVLKQTKDYLLVANIPGRTLHHHRRATVYTYDNYSLEFYPFEADFTVGLDIERTGEMSYYCNICLPSVLQDETLSFIDLDLDLVYRNGVWQVVDEDEFMENQRLYHYPVELIERTRASLLNLQERIAQQQFPFDGYLDAFIPTVMNMNDGKDTQ, from the coding sequence GTGAAATTAAAACGTCTTATGATTGAGGCACGGAAACTTGACGGACGTCCGCACTATTCGTGGGACGGATATGTCCTAAAGCAGACAAAAGACTATCTACTCGTCGCGAATATTCCAGGGCGGACGCTTCATCATCATCGTCGCGCAACCGTTTATACATACGACAACTATAGTCTCGAATTCTATCCGTTTGAAGCTGATTTCACGGTTGGTCTCGATATAGAACGGACGGGAGAGATGAGCTATTACTGCAATATCTGTCTTCCGTCAGTCCTTCAAGATGAAACATTATCGTTCATCGATCTGGATCTTGATCTCGTCTATCGAAACGGAGTGTGGCAAGTCGTCGACGAGGACGAATTTATGGAGAACCAACGGCTCTATCACTATCCGGTCGAATTGATTGAACGAACCCGTGCGTCATTGCTGAACCTTCAAGAACGGATCGCGCAGCAACAGTTTCCGTTTGACGGCTATTTAGATGCTTTCATCCCGACCGTCATGAACATGAATGATGGAAAGGATACCCAATAA
- a CDS encoding NUDIX hydrolase, whose translation MKTIRCHRAFGVYGLLMKEDALLVIDKNGGPYINRYDLPGGSLEEGETLATAMRREFTEETGLEVELERQIGVADFKLPWDWREFDEVHHIAVFYLVRQTGGTLGIPEQFVGQDSLGARWVKASEVSIDNASPLVLEAFRWIEEQQLDLEARHFSNWDVLK comes from the coding sequence ATGAAAACGATTCGTTGTCATCGTGCATTTGGAGTCTATGGCTTATTAATGAAAGAGGATGCTTTACTCGTCATCGATAAAAATGGTGGACCGTACATCAATCGCTATGATTTACCAGGGGGTAGCCTAGAAGAAGGGGAGACGCTCGCTACGGCGATGCGCCGTGAGTTTACGGAAGAGACAGGGCTTGAGGTAGAGCTCGAACGACAGATCGGCGTCGCTGACTTCAAGCTCCCGTGGGACTGGCGGGAGTTCGATGAAGTCCATCATATCGCCGTCTTTTATCTCGTTCGACAGACCGGTGGAACGCTTGGCATTCCCGAGCAATTCGTCGGACAAGACTCACTCGGTGCGCGTTGGGTCAAGGCGAGTGAAGTTTCAATCGACAATGCGTCACCGCTCGTACTTGAAGCATTCCGCTGGATTGAGGAACAACAACTCGATCTTGAGGCACGACACTTTTCGAATTGGGATGTCTTAAAATGA
- a CDS encoding DinB family protein, which yields MNELFTYYLQELDRYEPEALIHHLDHDTWSISQMYDHLIVVSHEYLDEVESCRFAPVTTSGKSPFGEQLFAAGAFPSTPIRLPDAMNAPPDETDQVEQIRTRWLQLIDRHVTLATIAQATPVDQKTQHGGMGWLNAAEWYALVSYHLAHHRHQKRRLDAALAN from the coding sequence ATGAACGAACTATTCACCTATTATCTACAAGAACTTGATCGCTATGAGCCGGAGGCGTTGATTCATCATCTCGACCATGACACGTGGTCGATTAGTCAAATGTATGATCATTTGATCGTCGTCAGTCATGAGTATTTGGATGAAGTCGAGTCGTGCCGGTTCGCACCCGTGACCACGTCCGGGAAGTCACCGTTCGGCGAACAGTTATTTGCTGCTGGTGCATTTCCGTCGACACCGATCCGGTTACCGGATGCGATGAACGCCCCACCGGATGAGACGGATCAGGTTGAACAAATACGGACACGTTGGTTGCAACTGATTGATCGTCACGTAACGCTCGCAACGATTGCTCAGGCGACACCCGTTGATCAAAAGACGCAACACGGTGGGATGGGCTGGTTGAACGCTGCCGAGTGGTATGCCCTCGTCTCGTACCATCTCGCGCATCACCGGCATCAAAAACGACGACTCGACGCTGCGCTAGCCAATTGA
- a CDS encoding helix-turn-helix domain-containing protein, which produces MQAPYLPVPHTLLRSGTAFASVHEKMIYLILESFSGQDGQAFPSYQTIADAVPCSKSTVKSCIQSLIASGRIEKVERFTKHGGQTSNAYRVLPHVDTPSPASHETTAPETSADSEEEVLKKTSLKKELVQQYESNLGKVSPRIEQELLLLANEHPIERIQYAIEEAGRANSRHFGYIEQVVKRLATGSASERPKQVTKRSRRNNSLFQLPNWIEREKEAQRAYEAKQQERQVIPDDDEIAALLHTLTREGA; this is translated from the coding sequence ATGCAAGCTCCATATCTTCCGGTTCCCCATACGCTCTTACGGAGCGGGACGGCATTCGCGTCCGTCCATGAAAAAATGATCTACCTGATCCTTGAAAGCTTCAGTGGTCAAGATGGTCAAGCATTTCCGTCCTATCAGACGATCGCCGATGCTGTTCCGTGCAGTAAATCGACAGTCAAGTCGTGTATCCAGTCCTTGATCGCAAGTGGTCGGATCGAGAAAGTCGAACGGTTCACGAAACACGGAGGACAGACCTCGAATGCTTATCGTGTCCTGCCCCATGTCGATACGCCATCCCCGGCGAGTCACGAGACGACTGCCCCCGAGACTTCTGCTGACTCCGAAGAAGAAGTCTTGAAGAAGACATCTTTAAAAAAGGAACTGGTGCAGCAGTATGAGTCGAATCTCGGAAAGGTGTCACCACGAATCGAACAAGAGTTGCTGTTACTTGCGAACGAACATCCAATCGAGCGAATCCAGTACGCCATCGAAGAAGCGGGACGAGCGAACAGTCGTCATTTCGGTTACATCGAACAGGTCGTTAAGCGCCTTGCAACCGGATCCGCGTCAGAACGTCCGAAACAAGTAACCAAACGTTCGAGAAGGAACAATTCATTATTTCAATTACCGAATTGGATAGAACGTGAAAAAGAAGCACAACGCGCTTACGAGGCAAAACAACAGGAACGACAAGTCATTCCTGACGATGACGAGATTGCTGCTTTATTACATACATTGACCAGGGAGGGAGCCTGA
- a CDS encoding M15 family metallopeptidase produces the protein MQLEELLRRANQKLTVPGMHPSVVRIARDVIQELYPHGIKLGIAQSFRSIAEQNALYAKGRTTQGTIVTQARGGQSNHNFGVAIDVFLYEDGALFLSPPDARLRRIVAAMKRRGMDWGGDWSRFRDYPHFELYDHVSLARHHVPKPGHYLRERIQAPELVRAIEKRLGLMVTGIFDIRLTRAIQAFQQTSRLVVDGIVGPQTWRRLFPVSP, from the coding sequence ATGCAACTAGAAGAATTACTGCGACGCGCGAATCAAAAACTAACCGTTCCCGGCATGCATCCGTCGGTCGTCCGGATTGCCCGTGACGTGATTCAAGAGCTTTATCCGCATGGAATCAAACTCGGTATAGCCCAAAGTTTTCGGAGCATCGCGGAACAGAACGCGTTATACGCAAAAGGACGGACGACCCAAGGAACGATCGTGACGCAAGCCCGTGGTGGACAATCAAACCATAATTTTGGTGTTGCAATTGACGTCTTCCTTTACGAGGATGGTGCATTATTTCTTTCTCCACCGGACGCGCGACTTCGTCGAATCGTTGCGGCAATGAAACGGCGCGGAATGGACTGGGGAGGCGATTGGTCCCGTTTTCGCGATTATCCACATTTTGAATTGTACGATCATGTCAGTCTTGCGCGGCATCACGTGCCAAAACCAGGACACTATCTACGCGAACGAATTCAAGCACCGGAACTCGTCCGAGCGATTGAGAAGCGATTGGGTCTGATGGTGACAGGAATCTTTGATATACGTTTGACGCGAGCCATCCAAGCGTTCCAGCAGACATCTCGACTTGTGGTTGACGGGATTGTTGGACCGCAAACATGGCGTCGTCTCTTTCCGGTGTCACCATGA
- a CDS encoding phage holin has product MIRFQAWLRLMIPLYVFLELFLPTLGFTALPVSSNDVERFVTGLVGVIGLFVAWWKNNDVTERALRRRQSQEQLENTSLTD; this is encoded by the coding sequence ATGATTCGTTTTCAAGCATGGCTCCGCCTCATGATACCGCTCTATGTCTTTCTAGAGTTATTTTTACCGACGCTCGGATTTACCGCTTTACCGGTGTCATCGAATGACGTCGAACGATTCGTGACCGGTCTGGTTGGGGTAATCGGTTTGTTCGTCGCTTGGTGGAAGAATAACGACGTGACCGAGCGGGCATTAAGACGACGTCAGTCGCAAGAACAGCTGGAAAACACATCCTTAACCGATTGA